Proteins from a genomic interval of Streptomyces sp. NBC_00820:
- a CDS encoding MFS transporter produces the protein MTPGGPGYRRMSFALFLAGVATFALLYSTQALLPLISGEFGVPASEASWTVAAATGGLALFVLPMSALSERFGRRTVMTASLAVAVGVGLLVPFAPSIGTLVVLRAVQGAALAGLPASATAYLAEEVRPKALVTAIGLFVAGNSVGGMSGRVITGWVAQEWGWRVSVGVIGVIAVACAVAFRLLLPAPKHFAPGSLRPRVLARTVRGHLADPLLRRLYAIGALFMTVFGGVYTVIGYRLTEGPFSLPQGIVGSIFLVYLVGTVSASTAGRLVGRLGRRGALYLAGGMTATGLLVSLADSLPLVLLGLVLITAGFFAGHAVASSAVSKTAVHGRAQASALYQSAYYIGSSVGSTVGAMAFHANGWTGTVGVGVLAILGVVTLTVLGSRAARIATRRAPAPAPAH, from the coding sequence ATGACCCCGGGCGGCCCCGGCTACCGCCGGATGAGCTTCGCCCTCTTCCTCGCCGGTGTCGCGACCTTCGCGCTCCTGTACTCCACCCAGGCCCTGCTGCCGTTGATCTCCGGGGAGTTCGGAGTGCCGGCGAGCGAGGCGAGCTGGACGGTGGCGGCCGCGACCGGCGGTCTGGCGCTGTTCGTGCTGCCGATGAGCGCCCTGTCCGAGCGCTTCGGCCGCCGTACGGTGATGACGGCCTCGCTGGCGGTCGCGGTGGGCGTCGGCCTGCTGGTGCCGTTCGCGCCGTCGATCGGCACGCTGGTGGTGCTGCGGGCGGTGCAGGGCGCGGCGCTGGCCGGCCTGCCGGCCTCGGCGACGGCCTATCTGGCCGAGGAGGTCCGGCCGAAGGCGCTGGTCACGGCGATCGGCCTGTTCGTGGCGGGCAACAGCGTCGGCGGGATGAGCGGCCGGGTGATCACCGGCTGGGTCGCACAGGAGTGGGGCTGGCGGGTCTCGGTCGGTGTCATCGGCGTGATCGCGGTGGCCTGCGCGGTGGCGTTCCGGCTGCTGCTGCCGGCGCCGAAGCACTTCGCGCCGGGCTCGCTGCGCCCCCGCGTCCTGGCCCGCACGGTCCGCGGCCACCTCGCCGACCCGCTGCTGCGCCGCCTGTACGCGATCGGCGCCCTCTTCATGACGGTGTTCGGCGGCGTGTACACGGTCATCGGCTACCGCCTCACGGAAGGGCCCTTCTCGCTCCCGCAGGGCATCGTCGGCTCGATCTTCCTGGTGTACCTGGTCGGTACGGTGTCCGCCTCCACGGCCGGCCGTCTGGTGGGCCGGCTCGGCCGCCGGGGCGCGCTGTACCTGGCCGGCGGTATGACGGCCACGGGCCTGCTGGTCTCCCTGGCCGACTCCCTCCCGCTGGTCCTGCTGGGCCTGGTGCTGATCACGGCCGGTTTCTTCGCGGGCCACGCGGTCGCCTCCTCGGCGGTCAGCAAGACGGCGGTCCACGGCCGGGCCCAGGCCTCGGCCCTCTACCAGTCCGCCTACTACATCGGCTCCAGCGTCGGCAGCACGGTGGGCGCGATGGCCTTCCACGCGAACGGCTGGACCGGCACGGTCGGCGTCGGCGTCCTCGCGATCCTCGGCGTCGTCACCCTCACGGTGCTCGGCTCCCGCGCGGCCCGGATCGCCACCCGCCGCGCCCCGGCCCCGGCCCCCGCCCACTGA
- a CDS encoding sigma-70 family RNA polymerase sigma factor, whose protein sequence is MGNGTATADLDVVLEKYRTELTGYCYRMLGSSFEAEDAVQDTLVRAWRSYEKFEGRSSLRSWLYRIATNVCLDMLSAGSKRARPVDLSQATPLAQYALSPRPEDTWLEPMPDARVLPALGDPAEAAVAKESVRLAFMAALQQLPPKQRVVLILREVLAWKASEVAELLDTSVASVNSALQRARATLAERDDKGARAAVSDPLDEEQRKLLERYVAAFEGYDMTALTALLHEDAIMTMPPFEMWLTGAADITGFMMSIGHECAGSRLLPVEVNGLPGFAHYKPDPEKGGLSPWSIQALEISDGRLTGFHFFLDTQRLFPLFGLPLHLDG, encoded by the coding sequence ATGGGCAACGGCACGGCGACGGCGGACCTGGACGTCGTACTGGAGAAGTACCGGACCGAACTGACCGGGTACTGCTACCGCATGCTCGGCTCCTCGTTCGAGGCCGAGGACGCGGTGCAGGACACCCTGGTGCGGGCCTGGCGGAGCTACGAGAAGTTCGAGGGCCGCTCCAGCCTGCGCTCCTGGCTGTACCGGATCGCGACGAACGTGTGCCTGGACATGCTGTCGGCGGGCAGCAAGCGGGCGCGGCCGGTGGACCTGTCGCAGGCCACGCCGCTGGCCCAGTACGCGCTGTCGCCGCGTCCGGAGGACACATGGCTGGAGCCGATGCCGGACGCCCGTGTGCTGCCGGCGCTCGGCGACCCGGCGGAGGCTGCGGTGGCCAAGGAGTCGGTGCGGCTGGCGTTCATGGCCGCGCTGCAGCAGCTGCCGCCCAAGCAGCGGGTGGTGCTGATCCTGCGCGAGGTGCTGGCCTGGAAGGCGAGCGAGGTCGCGGAGCTGCTGGACACCTCGGTCGCCTCGGTCAACAGCGCGCTCCAGCGGGCCCGGGCCACGCTCGCCGAGCGGGACGACAAGGGCGCGCGGGCGGCGGTGTCCGACCCGCTGGACGAGGAGCAACGCAAGCTGCTGGAACGCTATGTGGCGGCGTTCGAGGGGTACGACATGACGGCGCTGACGGCGTTGCTGCACGAGGACGCCATCATGACGATGCCGCCGTTCGAGATGTGGCTGACCGGCGCCGCCGACATCACGGGCTTCATGATGTCGATCGGCCACGAGTGCGCGGGCTCGCGCCTGCTGCCGGTGGAGGTGAACGGCCTGCCGGGCTTCGCCCACTACAAGCCGGACCCGGAGAAGGGCGGCCTGTCGCCGTGGTCGATCCAGGCCCTGGAGATCTCAGACGGGCGCCTGACCGGGTTCCACTTCTTCCTCGACACCCAGCGCCTGTTCCCGCTGTTCGGGCTGCCCCTCCACCTCGACGGGTAG
- the dnaN gene encoding DNA polymerase III subunit beta: MEFRIARGDLAEAVAWAARALPGRSPLPVLGGLVLTAGDGRLAVAGFDFETAARVETDAEVAVPGRVLVLGRRLLDICRVLPEGPVNCVLEGSRFTVEAGGTRFGLSTLPYEEYPALPEAPPGYGVVDAAAFAAAVGQVAVAAGRDDTLPALTGIQLRLAGTEMILSASDRYRYAVRHLEWKPEASVDAATDAPVEVLLPARRLLEVARSLARCGTVSIGLEPAGGTPRGGAGTVGFTGGRTRTVLRRLEGRLPGYGSLFELTGAAVAEVECEALTEAVRRVAVVAEANSPVRLEFSAGDGSLLVRAGDGDDVAAQRLPAVLRGAGDVTVAFNPAYLLDALNSFEGAGLRMELLGAGQRVLLGGGAGADAHRHLLMSVKQLV, from the coding sequence ATGGAGTTCCGGATCGCGCGCGGGGATCTCGCGGAGGCGGTGGCGTGGGCGGCGCGGGCGCTGCCGGGGCGCTCGCCGCTGCCCGTGCTGGGCGGGCTGGTGCTGACGGCCGGGGACGGGCGGCTCGCGGTGGCGGGGTTCGACTTCGAGACGGCGGCCCGGGTCGAGACCGACGCGGAGGTGGCGGTGCCCGGCCGGGTCCTGGTCCTGGGGCGCCGGCTGCTGGACATCTGCCGGGTGCTGCCCGAGGGTCCGGTGAACTGTGTGCTGGAGGGCTCGCGGTTCACGGTGGAGGCGGGAGGCACCCGGTTCGGGCTGTCGACACTGCCGTACGAGGAGTATCCGGCGCTGCCCGAGGCACCCCCGGGGTACGGCGTGGTGGACGCGGCGGCGTTCGCCGCGGCCGTCGGACAGGTGGCCGTGGCGGCCGGCCGGGACGACACGCTGCCGGCCCTCACCGGGATCCAGCTGCGCCTGGCCGGCACGGAGATGATCCTCTCGGCGTCCGACCGCTACCGCTACGCGGTGCGGCACCTGGAGTGGAAGCCCGAAGCGTCGGTGGACGCGGCGACGGACGCGCCGGTGGAGGTGCTGCTGCCCGCGCGGCGGCTGCTGGAGGTGGCGCGGTCGCTGGCCCGCTGCGGGACCGTAAGCATCGGGCTCGAACCCGCCGGGGGGACACCCCGGGGCGGGGCGGGCACGGTCGGCTTCACGGGCGGGCGGACGCGGACGGTGCTGCGGCGGCTGGAAGGACGGCTGCCGGGATACGGGTCGCTCTTCGAGCTGACCGGGGCGGCGGTCGCCGAGGTGGAGTGCGAGGCACTGACGGAGGCCGTGCGCAGGGTGGCGGTCGTGGCGGAGGCGAACAGCCCGGTACGGCTGGAGTTCTCGGCGGGTGACGGCTCGCTGCTGGTGCGGGCCGGGGACGGGGACGACGTGGCGGCGCAGCGGCTGCCGGCGGTGCTGCGCGGCGCCGGGGACGTCACGGTGGCCTTCAACCCGGCGTATCTGCTCGACGCGCTGAACTCCTTCGAGGGGGCCGGGCTGCGGATGGAGCTGCTGGGAGCGGGGCAGCGGGTGCTGCTCGGCGGGGGTGCGGGTGCCGATGCGCACCGGCATCTGCTCATGTCGGTGAAACAACTGGTCTGA
- a CDS encoding LysR family transcriptional regulator, whose amino-acid sequence MVHQQRSQARLSPSGDTEDMALSLAPRLAYFAGVARTEHVTRAAHEMNVPQSTLSRAMARLEQDLGVDLFARHGRTVSLTPAGRTFLASVERALAEIERAAEEVRADADPATGKVAFGFLHTMGPETVPGLLHAFRADHPRIRFSLVQNYGEAMLERLRAGELDLCLTSPVPDAPDLVARRLDEQKLRLVVPADHPLAGRRRIRLAEAADETFVTLEPGYGLRRITDDLCSQAGFRPRVAFEGEETETLRGLVAAGLGVALLPPPTVARPGVVELTVTAPRAVREIGVAWLADRPDTPPVAAFKKFLLSRRGNLLP is encoded by the coding sequence ATGGTGCATCAGCAGAGGTCACAGGCGCGGCTGTCACCGTCCGGTGACACAGAAGACATGGCGCTCTCGCTCGCGCCCCGCCTCGCCTACTTCGCGGGAGTGGCCCGCACGGAGCACGTCACCCGGGCCGCGCACGAGATGAACGTGCCCCAGTCGACCCTCTCGCGCGCGATGGCCCGCCTGGAGCAGGACCTGGGCGTCGACCTCTTCGCCCGCCACGGCCGCACGGTCTCTCTCACCCCCGCCGGGCGTACCTTCCTCGCCTCCGTGGAGCGCGCCCTCGCCGAGATCGAGCGGGCCGCCGAGGAGGTGCGCGCCGACGCCGACCCGGCCACCGGCAAGGTCGCCTTCGGCTTTCTGCACACCATGGGCCCCGAGACCGTACCGGGACTCCTGCACGCCTTCCGCGCCGATCACCCGCGCATCCGCTTCAGCCTCGTGCAGAACTACGGCGAGGCGATGCTGGAGCGGCTGCGGGCGGGCGAGCTGGACCTGTGTCTGACCTCTCCCGTCCCCGACGCCCCCGACCTGGTGGCCCGCCGTCTCGACGAGCAGAAGCTCCGTCTCGTCGTGCCCGCCGACCACCCCCTCGCCGGCCGCCGCCGCATCCGCCTGGCCGAGGCAGCCGACGAAACCTTCGTCACCCTGGAGCCCGGCTACGGCCTGCGCCGCATCACCGACGACCTGTGCAGCCAGGCGGGCTTCCGCCCGAGGGTCGCCTTCGAGGGCGAGGAGACGGAGACCCTGCGGGGCCTGGTGGCGGCGGGCCTGGGCGTGGCCCTGCTGCCCCCGCCGACCGTCGCGCGCCCGGGGGTGGTGGAACTGACGGTCACGGCCCCGCGGGCGGTCCGCGAGATCGGCGTGGCATGGCTGGCCGACCGCCCGGACACCCCGCCGGTGGCGGCCTTCAAGAAGTTCCTGCTGTCGAGGAGGGGAAACCTGCTCCCCTGA